Sequence from the Aquimarina sp. Aq107 genome:
AAGAAGATATATAGCTTTTACCAGATGATGTTAATAAAAAGACAGTTTCAATTTCAGTTAGTTTTCTGTTTGTATGAGCAATGGCTTTTTCAAATTCAAAATCAGCTGGATTTCTTAATCCTCGTAGAATAAAATTAGCATCTTGCTGTTTGCAAAAATCTACTGTAAGACCTTTGTAAGTCATTACTTTGATTTTAGGTTCATCTTTAAATGCTTCTTCAATAAAATGCTTTCTTTCTTCAAGTGAAAACATATATTTTTTTTCAGCATTTACACCAATAGCTAGAATGATTTCATCAAAAAGAGTTAATCCTCTTTCTATTATATCGTAATGTCCCAAAGTTATAGGATCAAATGAACCAGGGAAAACAGCTCTTCTCATAAGTGATTTCTCAATGTTAATATAAAGATTAGGTAAAGTTACAAAGTTTAAAATTAGTATAATCTTAATTTTGAATGTACTTACTTATAATCCTTTTATTGCTTCTTCTATGGTGTTGGTTAGTAAATCTTGTAAGCTAATCCCTGCCGCAATTGCTTGTTGTGGTAAAATACTTGCTTCACTAAATCCTGGATTGGTATTCATTTCGATAAAATGGGGTTCGCCATTGTGAAAAATGTATTCACTTCTCGAAAAGCCTTTCATTTTAAGTATT
This genomic interval carries:
- the coaD gene encoding pantetheine-phosphate adenylyltransferase produces the protein MRRAVFPGSFDPITLGHYDIIERGLTLFDEIILAIGVNAEKKYMFSLEERKHFIEEAFKDEPKIKVMTYKGLTVDFCKQQDANFILRGLRNPADFEFEKAIAHTNRKLTEIETVFLLTSSGKSYISSSIVRDVIRNNGDYTGLVPDTVIVKKE